The proteins below come from a single Panicum hallii strain FIL2 chromosome 7, PHallii_v3.1, whole genome shotgun sequence genomic window:
- the LOC112901082 gene encoding transcription factor ILI1, protein MSSSRRSRTRRAGSSLSSSSSRSISEDQISELLSKLQALLPESQTRNGAHRGSAARVLQDTCSYIRSLHQEVDNLSETLAELLSSADVTSDQAAIIRSLLM, encoded by the exons ATGTCGAGCAGCCGCAGGTCACGCACGCGGCGTGCGGGGAGCtcgctgtcgtcgtcgtcgtcgaggtCCATCTCGGAGGACCAGATCTCGGAGCTCCTGTCCAAGCTTCAGGCGCTGCTCCCGGAGTCTCAAACTCGCAATGGCGCGCATAGG GGCTCGGCGGCGAGGGTGCTGCAGGATACGTGCAGCTACATCAGGAGCCTGCACCAGGAGGTGGACAACCTCAGCGAGACGCTCGCCGAGCTGCTCTCCTCCGCCGACGTCACCAGCGACCAGGCCGCCATCATCAGGAGCCTCCTCATGTGA
- the LOC112901140 gene encoding binding partner of ACD11 1 isoform X2 — protein MSETGYTVQVTNLSSRVSESDLYEFFSFSGPIEHIELIRSGEYGATAYVTFKERYALETAALLSGATIVDQPVCITYWGQPEETFNFWDRPSWEVEEEIEYRNYQACQFNTTPQEALTVAQDVVKTMLARGYVLSKDALAKARAFDESRGLTASAAAKAAELSKRIGLTDRVNAGVGAINAGVGAMRSVDETYRVSETTKTVATATGRTAAKVVNSIVNSSYFSAGAMMVSDALTRAAKAAADLAAHGRQS, from the exons ATGAGTGAAACAGGGTACACAGTACAAGTCACTAACCTCTCTAGCAGGGTATCTGAAAGCGATCTTTATGAGTTCTTTTCATTCTCTGGTCCTATTGAGCATATAGAACTTATCAG ATCGGGAGAATACGGCGCTACTGCTTATGTGACATTCAAGGAACGCTATGCCTTGGAAACTGCAGCATTGCTGAgt GGGGCTACTATTGTGGATCAGCCAGTATGCATAACTTATTGGGGACAACCTGAGGAGACTTTTAATTTCTGGGACAGGCCAAGTTGGGAGGTCGAGGAGGAGATCGAATACAGG AACTACCAAGCATGCCAGTTCAACACTACTCCACAGGAAGCTTTGACAGTGGCTCAAGATGTTGTGAAGACGATGCTAGCAAGGGGATACGTGCTAAGCAAGGATGCTTTGGCTAAGGCTAGAGCCTTCGATGAGTCCCGTGGGTTAACAGCGTCAGCTGCAGCCAAGGCTGCAGAGCTGAGCAAGAGAATTGGTTTAACTGACAGGGTCAATGCTGGTGTTGGTGCAATCAATGCTGGTGTTGGTGCAATGCGATCAGTGGATGAGACGTACCGCGTATCTGAGACGACCAAGACTGTTGCGACCGCCACCGGAAGAACAGCAGCTAAGGTGGTGAACAGCATCGTCAACAGCAGCTACTTCTCTGCAGGAGCCATGATGGTGTCTGACGCTCTTACTAGGGCTGCCAAGGCGGCAGCAGATTTGGCTGCTCATGGTAGGCAGAGTTAA
- the LOC112901140 gene encoding binding partner of ACD11 1 isoform X1, translating to MTSRIMSETGYTVQVTNLSSRVSESDLYEFFSFSGPIEHIELIRSGEYGATAYVTFKERYALETAALLSGATIVDQPVCITYWGQPEETFNFWDRPSWEVEEEIEYRNYQACQFNTTPQEALTVAQDVVKTMLARGYVLSKDALAKARAFDESRGLTASAAAKAAELSKRIGLTDRVNAGVGAINAGVGAMRSVDETYRVSETTKTVATATGRTAAKVVNSIVNSSYFSAGAMMVSDALTRAAKAAADLAAHGRQS from the exons ATGACCTCCAGAATCATGAGTGAAACAGGGTACACAGTACAAGTCACTAACCTCTCTAGCAGGGTATCTGAAAGCGATCTTTATGAGTTCTTTTCATTCTCTGGTCCTATTGAGCATATAGAACTTATCAG ATCGGGAGAATACGGCGCTACTGCTTATGTGACATTCAAGGAACGCTATGCCTTGGAAACTGCAGCATTGCTGAgt GGGGCTACTATTGTGGATCAGCCAGTATGCATAACTTATTGGGGACAACCTGAGGAGACTTTTAATTTCTGGGACAGGCCAAGTTGGGAGGTCGAGGAGGAGATCGAATACAGG AACTACCAAGCATGCCAGTTCAACACTACTCCACAGGAAGCTTTGACAGTGGCTCAAGATGTTGTGAAGACGATGCTAGCAAGGGGATACGTGCTAAGCAAGGATGCTTTGGCTAAGGCTAGAGCCTTCGATGAGTCCCGTGGGTTAACAGCGTCAGCTGCAGCCAAGGCTGCAGAGCTGAGCAAGAGAATTGGTTTAACTGACAGGGTCAATGCTGGTGTTGGTGCAATCAATGCTGGTGTTGGTGCAATGCGATCAGTGGATGAGACGTACCGCGTATCTGAGACGACCAAGACTGTTGCGACCGCCACCGGAAGAACAGCAGCTAAGGTGGTGAACAGCATCGTCAACAGCAGCTACTTCTCTGCAGGAGCCATGATGGTGTCTGACGCTCTTACTAGGGCTGCCAAGGCGGCAGCAGATTTGGCTGCTCATGGTAGGCAGAGTTAA